A single region of the Gemmatimonas sp. UBA7669 genome encodes:
- a CDS encoding DUF4332 domain-containing protein: MMNSLEQINGIGPNYARLLEASGIEDVATLSQRKPENLVNLMDRVNREQHLIRAIPPEKTVAQWVQRARELAGNVAPESAPLSPEPSPTPAFTAMNATMASRNEPSPWLARPVHSS, translated from the coding sequence ATGATGAACTCGCTCGAACAGATCAACGGCATTGGCCCCAATTACGCCCGACTTCTCGAGGCGTCGGGCATCGAGGACGTGGCCACGTTGAGCCAGCGCAAGCCGGAGAATCTCGTGAACCTCATGGATCGCGTGAATCGCGAACAACACCTCATTCGCGCCATTCCGCCCGAGAAGACTGTGGCCCAGTGGGTGCAGCGCGCACGGGAGCTGGCTGGGAATGTGGCGCCTGAATCCGCGCCGTTGTCACCGGAGCCGTCGCCGACCCCGGCGTTCACCGCGATGAATGCCACGATGGCATCACGTAACGAACCTTCACCATGGCTGGCACGACCCGTGCACTCGAGCTGA
- a CDS encoding SDR family NAD(P)-dependent oxidoreductase encodes MSHASTFLLLGGAGGIGAATARRLVAAGHRVVLAGRSAAPMDALAAELGAGVLATHVADLTTFDAVEQAAQAAQAAAPADAPLVGVANLVGSILLKPAHLTREDEYAQVIAQNLTSAFATVRAAAKVLPSGGSVVLVATAAARHGLANHEAIAAAKGGVIGLMRSTAATYASRGLRCNVVAPGLVRTPMAARITGNEAAEKASASLHALGRIGEADDVAPAVAWLLGADAAWVTGQVIGVDGGLATVRSR; translated from the coding sequence ATGAGCCATGCATCGACCTTTCTGCTTCTTGGCGGCGCCGGCGGCATCGGCGCGGCCACGGCCCGTCGTCTTGTTGCCGCAGGACACCGCGTGGTGCTGGCGGGTCGCTCGGCGGCTCCCATGGACGCGCTGGCCGCAGAACTGGGCGCCGGTGTGCTGGCGACACACGTCGCAGACCTGACCACTTTCGACGCGGTGGAACAGGCAGCCCAGGCCGCGCAGGCGGCGGCGCCGGCAGACGCCCCACTGGTCGGTGTGGCCAATCTCGTGGGGTCGATTCTGCTCAAGCCTGCCCACCTGACACGTGAGGATGAGTATGCGCAGGTCATTGCGCAGAATCTCACGAGCGCGTTCGCCACGGTACGCGCGGCAGCCAAGGTGCTGCCCAGTGGCGGGTCTGTCGTGCTGGTGGCCACCGCGGCCGCGCGTCATGGATTGGCCAATCACGAGGCCATCGCGGCCGCGAAGGGCGGAGTGATTGGGCTCATGCGATCGACAGCCGCCACCTATGCCTCGCGTGGGTTGCGCTGCAATGTGGTGGCGCCCGGACTGGTGCGCACGCCGATGGCTGCGCGCATCACGGGAAACGAGGCGGCCGAGAAGGCGTCGGCGTCCCTGCATGCGCTGGGGCGCATTGGCGAGGCGGATGATGTGGCGCCGGCGGTGGCCTGGTTGCTGGGCGCTGACGCCGCGTGGGTGACCGGTCAGGTGATCGGTGTGGACGGTGGCTTGGCTACCGTGCGGAGTCGCTGA